A genomic stretch from Puniceicoccus vermicola includes:
- the ilvD gene encoding dihydroxy-acid dehydratase: MVKLRSTTTTAGRNMAGARALWRATGMTDGDFGKPIVAVVNSFTQFVPGHVHLKDMGQLVARSIEEAGGVAKEFNTIAVDDGIAMGHGGMLYSLPSRELIADSVEYMVNAHCADAMVCISNCDKITPGMLMASLRLNIPVVFVSGGPMEAGKTRLADQEVKLDLVDAMVQAADPQVSDAQTEQVERSACPTCGSCSGMFTANSMNCLTEALGLSQPGNGSMLATHADRKELFENAGKRIVNLCHRYYKEDDDSVLPRNVASFRAFENAMTLDIAMGGSTNTVLHLLAAAREGEVDFTMADIDRLSRRVPHLCKVAPSMPKYHMEDVHRAGGVLGILNELGKAGLVHTDVSHVAGKTLADVLAEWDITNPENTKAIEFYRAGPAGIRTTEAFSQDCRWPEVDSDRSEGCIRDLAHAYSQDGGLAVLFGNLAENGCIVKTAGVDKEILKFEGPAKVFESQDDAVTGILKDEVKAGDVVIIRYEGPKGGPGMQEMLYPTSYLKSKGLGKQCALITDGRFSGGTSGLSIGHVSPEAASGGNIGLIEDGDLIRIDIPERSIEIVLEESVLAERRANRESQGWKPENRDRAVSYALKSYAMLATSADQGAVRDLSKLDAI, from the coding sequence ATGGTTAAACTTCGTTCAACGACTACCACGGCAGGAAGAAACATGGCGGGTGCGCGCGCATTGTGGCGGGCGACCGGTATGACCGATGGGGACTTCGGGAAGCCGATTGTCGCCGTCGTGAATTCCTTCACCCAGTTCGTGCCCGGCCACGTACACCTCAAGGATATGGGGCAGCTGGTGGCCCGTAGCATTGAGGAGGCCGGAGGTGTGGCCAAGGAGTTCAACACCATTGCTGTCGATGATGGGATCGCCATGGGACACGGAGGGATGCTCTATTCGCTACCCTCACGGGAGCTGATTGCCGACTCCGTCGAGTATATGGTCAACGCCCATTGCGCCGACGCCATGGTCTGCATTTCAAACTGTGACAAGATCACTCCGGGGATGCTGATGGCTTCGCTGCGGCTGAACATTCCGGTGGTCTTTGTCTCCGGCGGGCCGATGGAGGCGGGGAAGACTCGGTTGGCCGATCAGGAGGTGAAGCTCGATTTGGTCGATGCCATGGTGCAGGCTGCCGATCCGCAGGTCTCCGATGCCCAGACCGAACAGGTTGAGCGTTCGGCTTGCCCGACCTGCGGCTCCTGCTCGGGGATGTTCACGGCCAACTCGATGAACTGCCTGACCGAGGCTCTTGGACTCTCGCAGCCGGGGAATGGCTCCATGTTGGCGACTCACGCGGATCGCAAGGAGCTGTTTGAAAACGCAGGGAAGCGAATCGTCAATTTGTGTCATCGGTATTACAAGGAGGACGACGACTCGGTGCTGCCCCGGAATGTCGCCAGCTTCCGCGCCTTTGAGAATGCTATGACTCTCGACATCGCCATGGGGGGGTCGACGAACACGGTTCTCCACCTCCTCGCCGCGGCGCGGGAAGGCGAGGTCGATTTCACCATGGCGGATATTGACCGTCTTTCGCGACGGGTTCCGCACCTGTGCAAAGTCGCGCCGTCGATGCCGAAGTATCACATGGAGGATGTCCACCGGGCAGGCGGAGTCCTCGGCATATTGAACGAGCTCGGCAAAGCGGGACTCGTTCATACGGACGTCAGCCACGTGGCCGGGAAGACCTTGGCCGATGTGTTGGCAGAGTGGGACATCACCAATCCGGAGAATACGAAAGCGATTGAGTTTTATCGTGCCGGACCTGCGGGGATTCGGACGACCGAGGCCTTTAGTCAGGATTGCCGTTGGCCGGAGGTCGACAGTGATCGATCCGAGGGCTGCATTCGGGACTTGGCTCATGCTTACAGTCAGGACGGTGGGCTCGCGGTTCTCTTCGGAAATCTGGCCGAAAACGGATGCATTGTGAAAACCGCAGGTGTCGATAAGGAGATCCTGAAGTTTGAAGGACCCGCCAAGGTTTTCGAAAGCCAGGACGATGCCGTGACGGGGATACTGAAGGATGAGGTGAAGGCCGGCGATGTGGTCATTATTCGCTATGAAGGTCCGAAGGGAGGACCGGGGATGCAGGAAATGCTCTATCCGACTTCCTACCTCAAATCCAAAGGCCTCGGCAAGCAATGTGCCTTGATCACGGATGGACGCTTTTCCGGGGGAACTTCGGGTCTGTCGATCGGGCACGTTTCGCCCGAAGCTGCCAGTGGGGGCAATATCGGCCTGATCGAGGACGGTGATTTGATCCGCATTGATATTCCGGAGCGATCCATCGAGATCGTCTTGGAAGAAAGCGTATTGGCTGAACGCCGGGCAAATCGCGAAAGCCAAGGATGGAAACCGGAAAACCGCGACCGGGCTGTTTCCTATGCTCTGAAGAGCTACGCAATGCTGGCCACGAGCGCCGACCAAGGAGCGGTCCGGGATCTGTCCAAGTTGGACGCGATTTGA
- a CDS encoding TspO/MBR family protein, whose amino-acid sequence MRNWITLLFFLLAAFAVAGIGGYATASSVQEWYPDLTKPSWNPPKWVFGPAWTLLFILMSVAIWRAWSRCRDQGQPSRSLLVLHGIQLGLNALWSILFFGLRRPDLALIEIFVLLLFLLALQVRLFRIDHTAGWLWSPYLAWVSFATTLNFAIWHLN is encoded by the coding sequence ATGCGAAACTGGATCACTCTTCTCTTCTTTCTCCTCGCCGCCTTCGCAGTCGCTGGCATCGGCGGCTACGCGACGGCGTCCAGTGTTCAGGAATGGTATCCCGATCTGACCAAACCTTCTTGGAACCCTCCGAAGTGGGTCTTCGGTCCCGCCTGGACCCTTCTCTTCATTCTCATGAGCGTCGCGATTTGGCGGGCCTGGAGCCGATGCCGCGATCAAGGGCAACCTTCCCGCTCCCTCCTCGTTCTGCACGGAATCCAACTCGGACTGAACGCTCTCTGGTCGATTCTCTTCTTTGGACTCCGTCGCCCCGACCTCGCCCTCATTGAGATCTTCGTCCTCCTCCTCTTCCTTCTCGCCCTCCAAGTCCGACTCTTCCGCATCGACCACACCGCCGGCTGGCTCTGGTCCCCCTACCTCGCCTGGGTCTCTTTCGCAACGACCCTGAATTTCGCCATTTGGCACCTCAACTGA